The following are encoded in a window of Arthrobacter antioxidans genomic DNA:
- a CDS encoding FtsX-like permease family protein: protein MLQVALAQVRVHARRFLAVGLAVMLGVAFLSATLMVGATTKASLGESIGASYARADLVVTAQDGGSVPAGVSADLASVPGVDAVHGLERAYAQLTTGSQDALAVLTTTATPRLETAVMTAGSYPSEAGHVALDEASAARLDVVPGDTVALDAAAPATSPGNALTVTGLTEPSADPSLSGTVQVLASPTVVRELNDGETVARNLQLALAPGADPAEVLTATSSAVDAVPEDGRAPLVVRTAAEQTVADIASFSNDSDVLTGVLLAFAAVAILVAGLVISNTFSVLVAQRTRELALLRCIGAERRQVRTAVLVEAAIVGLVSSVLGVLLATGLMAALVALARQTDYGSFAVLAVPVSAVAGGIAVGLLMTLLAALLPARAATRVAPLAALRPAEPPVAGSGSGRLRLVTGLVAVVAGGGLLLLGALSVALVPAVAGGAASFLGVMLLAPLFVPRSVAAVGRIARPLGVPGVLASLNAVRNPARTTASSAALMVGVTLVTMMMVGAQTSRTSFERELDQNYAVDLAVSGAGTASASPDAGGGAQPRLDGPTLLEVDGVRTAVELTPVMLTSAQDGAEVVYAVDPAELAGVLRSEGTVLTDGVVLAPQTWTRTDVTLEGGDGAATLPVTAVDAVYFQPLITTATAERLGGTPDGALSAYLAPTGEQPAEPVPAGASLADHLGTVFWLKLDDAADVAAVTDVQARIVDATGVSEYQVSGAALERVAYNQVIDVLLLIVTALLAVAVLIALIGVANTLSLSVLERRRENSLLRALGLTRGQLRGMLAVEAVLMAGVAALLGTCLGTLYGWLGAQSALGGMAPVSPAVPVGQIAAVLAVAVGAGLLASVLPARRAARLSPVAGLASD from the coding sequence GTGCTGCAGGTAGCCCTCGCCCAGGTCCGTGTCCATGCCCGGCGCTTCCTCGCCGTCGGCCTCGCCGTGATGCTCGGTGTGGCCTTCCTCTCCGCGACCCTGATGGTGGGCGCGACCACGAAGGCCAGCCTCGGGGAGAGCATCGGGGCGTCCTACGCCAGGGCGGACCTCGTGGTGACCGCGCAGGACGGCGGTTCCGTCCCGGCCGGCGTGTCCGCCGACCTCGCCTCCGTCCCCGGCGTGGACGCGGTCCACGGCCTCGAACGCGCCTACGCCCAGCTCACCACCGGCTCCCAGGACGCGCTCGCCGTCCTGACCACGACGGCGACGCCGCGGCTCGAGACGGCGGTCATGACCGCCGGGTCCTATCCGTCGGAGGCCGGCCACGTGGCACTGGACGAGGCCTCCGCGGCCCGCCTCGACGTCGTCCCCGGCGACACGGTGGCACTCGATGCCGCCGCTCCCGCCACCTCGCCGGGCAACGCCCTGACCGTCACCGGCCTCACCGAACCGAGCGCGGACCCCTCGCTCTCCGGTACGGTACAGGTCCTCGCCTCCCCCACCGTGGTGCGGGAACTGAACGACGGCGAGACCGTGGCCCGCAACCTGCAGCTCGCCCTGGCACCCGGAGCCGATCCTGCGGAGGTGCTCACCGCGACCTCCTCCGCCGTCGACGCGGTCCCCGAGGACGGACGGGCCCCCCTGGTGGTCCGGACGGCGGCGGAGCAGACCGTCGCGGACATCGCCTCCTTCTCCAACGACAGCGACGTGCTCACCGGGGTACTGCTGGCCTTCGCCGCCGTGGCGATCCTCGTCGCCGGGCTCGTCATCTCGAACACCTTCTCGGTCCTGGTGGCCCAGCGCACGCGCGAACTCGCCCTCCTGCGCTGCATCGGCGCGGAACGGCGCCAGGTCCGCACCGCGGTGCTCGTCGAGGCCGCGATCGTGGGGCTCGTGTCCTCGGTGCTCGGCGTGCTGCTGGCCACGGGACTCATGGCCGCCCTCGTGGCCCTGGCCCGGCAGACCGACTACGGCTCCTTCGCGGTCCTCGCCGTGCCGGTGTCCGCCGTCGCCGGCGGTATCGCCGTGGGTCTGCTGATGACGCTCCTCGCCGCGCTCCTCCCGGCACGCGCCGCCACCCGGGTGGCTCCCCTCGCCGCGCTCCGTCCCGCGGAGCCGCCGGTCGCCGGGAGCGGCAGCGGTCGCCTCCGGCTGGTCACGGGGCTCGTGGCCGTCGTCGCCGGTGGGGGGCTGCTGCTGCTCGGCGCGCTGTCCGTCGCCCTCGTCCCGGCGGTCGCCGGTGGCGCCGCCTCGTTCCTCGGCGTCATGCTCCTCGCCCCCCTGTTCGTGCCACGCAGTGTCGCCGCCGTCGGCAGGATCGCCCGCCCGCTGGGCGTGCCCGGCGTCCTGGCGTCGCTCAACGCCGTCCGCAACCCGGCGCGCACGACGGCGTCCTCGGCGGCCCTGATGGTCGGCGTCACGCTCGTCACGATGATGATGGTCGGTGCCCAGACCTCCCGGACGTCCTTCGAGCGGGAACTGGACCAGAACTATGCCGTGGATCTGGCGGTCTCGGGCGCGGGCACCGCATCGGCGTCGCCGGACGCAGGGGGCGGCGCGCAACCTCGCCTCGACGGTCCCACGCTGCTGGAGGTGGACGGCGTGCGTACCGCCGTCGAGCTCACGCCGGTGATGCTCACCAGCGCACAGGACGGCGCGGAGGTGGTCTACGCCGTGGATCCCGCGGAGCTGGCCGGCGTCCTGCGCTCGGAGGGCACCGTGCTCACCGACGGCGTGGTCCTGGCCCCCCAGACGTGGACGCGGACGGACGTGACGCTCGAGGGCGGCGACGGTGCAGCGACGCTCCCCGTCACGGCCGTCGACGCCGTCTACTTCCAGCCGCTGATCACAACCGCCACGGCGGAGCGGCTCGGCGGCACCCCGGACGGCGCCCTGTCCGCCTATCTCGCGCCCACCGGTGAACAGCCGGCGGAGCCGGTACCGGCGGGGGCGAGCCTCGCGGACCACCTCGGGACGGTGTTCTGGCTGAAGCTCGACGACGCCGCGGACGTGGCAGCGGTGACGGACGTCCAGGCGCGGATCGTGGACGCCACGGGCGTGTCCGAGTACCAGGTGAGCGGAGCGGCGCTCGAGCGGGTGGCGTACAACCAGGTCATCGACGTCCTGCTCCTGATCGTCACGGCCCTGCTGGCCGTGGCCGTGCTCATCGCGCTGATCGGCGTCGCCAACACGCTCTCCCTGTCCGTGCTGGAGAGACGCCGGGAGAACTCGCTGCTGCGGGCGCTCGGCCTCACCCGCGGCCAGCTGCGCGGGATGCTCGCCGTCGAGGCCGTGCTCATGGCCGGGGTCGCGGCGCTGCTCGGCACCTGCCTGGGCACGCTCTACGGCTGGCTCGGCGCCCAGTCCGCCCTGGGCGGGATGGCCCCGGTCAGCCCCGCGGTGCCGGTGGGGCAGATCGCGGCGGTCCTCGCCGTGGCGGTCGGGGCGGGCCTGCTGGCCTCCGTGCTCCCGGCGCGTCGGGCCGCCCGGCTCTCGCCGGTCGCCGGTCTCGCAAGCGACTGA
- a CDS encoding ABC transporter ATP-binding protein: MTISTNLPGAIPDSPAASSAAVAARAVSKSYGRGETAVHALRDVSLDFERERFTAIMGPSGSGKSTLMHCLAGLDSIDTGRLWVGGTEITGLPDAALTRLRRERVGFVFQAFNLVPTLTAEQNITLPVALAGGTVDTAWLQQISSSLGLGDRLSHRPHELSGGQQQRVAVARALLTRPDVIFGDEPTGNLDSATGAEVLSLLRRSCREMGQSIIMVTHDPVAASYADRVVLMKDGALVGELEQSAPDAILGALATLGA; encoded by the coding sequence ATGACAATCTCCACGAATCTTCCCGGGGCGATCCCGGACTCCCCGGCCGCGTCCTCCGCCGCCGTCGCCGCACGCGCCGTGTCCAAGAGCTACGGCCGGGGTGAGACCGCGGTCCACGCCCTCCGGGACGTCTCCCTCGACTTCGAGCGGGAACGCTTCACCGCCATCATGGGCCCGTCCGGGTCCGGCAAGTCCACCCTGATGCACTGCCTGGCCGGCCTGGACAGCATCGACACCGGCCGGCTCTGGGTCGGGGGCACCGAGATCACCGGGCTTCCCGACGCCGCCCTGACCCGGCTCCGGCGCGAACGCGTCGGGTTCGTCTTCCAGGCCTTCAACCTCGTCCCCACCCTCACCGCCGAGCAGAACATCACGCTGCCGGTCGCACTGGCCGGCGGCACCGTGGACACGGCCTGGCTGCAGCAGATCTCGTCGTCGCTGGGCCTCGGCGACCGCCTCTCCCACCGTCCGCACGAACTCTCCGGCGGCCAGCAGCAGCGGGTCGCCGTGGCCCGCGCCCTGCTGACCCGGCCGGATGTCATCTTCGGTGACGAGCCCACCGGCAACCTGGACTCCGCGACGGGCGCCGAGGTGCTGTCGCTGCTCCGGCGGAGCTGCCGCGAGATGGGCCAGAGCATCATCATGGTCACGCACGATCCCGTCGCGGCGTCCTACGCCGACCGCGTGGTCCTCATGAAGGACGGCGCGCTGGTGGGCGAACTCGAGCAGTCAGCGCCCGACGCGATCCTCGGCGCGCTCGCGACGCTGGGGGCCTGA
- a CDS encoding sensor histidine kinase, whose amino-acid sequence MDLHLRLAHWIRTHPRTIDVCLVLAILLLFVLPFAADGVTGYTLIVGVSMALTVPLVWRRSRVVLSAGLVASVSVLQLVTGTEPVAAQFVILITLYTLAAHGPRWAGLGGLGLAVAGTAIGLVRYGAMIGLGPGQPVLTTVPLFLILLFLVESLVLLAWTLGDLSRSRRLAYQALEDRTRRLEVERQQERDLAAADERSHIAREMHDIVAHSLSVIITQADGARYASAQTPELAVRTLGTIAETGRGSLREMRRLLGVLRGDETASTRPLPTLDDVDSLVQSVRRSGVHVACRRTGSPRGDLPPGAELTAYRVIQESLTNVLRHAGAATTAEVVLDHGPRGLGITVDDDGRGAAADPATAGARQGIRGMTERVRLYDGSVAAAPRSGGGYRVEAFIPYTQA is encoded by the coding sequence ATGGACCTCCACCTGCGGCTGGCGCACTGGATCCGCACACATCCGCGAACCATCGATGTCTGCCTCGTGCTGGCGATCCTCCTCCTGTTCGTCCTGCCGTTCGCCGCCGACGGCGTTACGGGGTACACCCTGATCGTCGGCGTGTCGATGGCGCTCACCGTCCCGCTGGTGTGGCGCCGTTCGCGCGTCGTCCTCTCGGCCGGGCTCGTCGCCAGCGTCTCCGTCCTCCAGCTGGTCACCGGGACCGAACCGGTGGCGGCCCAGTTCGTCATCCTCATCACGCTCTACACCCTCGCCGCGCACGGCCCCCGCTGGGCCGGCCTCGGCGGGCTGGGACTGGCCGTCGCCGGCACGGCGATCGGCCTGGTGCGCTACGGGGCCATGATCGGGCTCGGGCCGGGCCAGCCGGTCCTCACCACCGTGCCGCTGTTCCTGATCCTCCTGTTCCTCGTGGAATCGCTCGTGCTGCTCGCCTGGACGCTGGGCGACCTCTCCCGCTCGCGCCGCCTGGCCTACCAGGCCCTCGAGGACAGGACGCGCCGCCTCGAGGTGGAACGGCAGCAGGAGCGGGACCTGGCGGCGGCGGACGAGCGCAGCCACATCGCCCGCGAGATGCACGACATCGTGGCCCATTCCCTGTCCGTGATCATCACGCAGGCCGACGGCGCCCGGTACGCCAGCGCCCAGACTCCGGAGCTCGCCGTCCGCACGCTCGGGACCATCGCGGAGACAGGGCGGGGCTCCCTGCGCGAGATGCGGCGGCTGCTCGGGGTGCTCCGCGGGGACGAGACCGCGTCCACCCGCCCGCTCCCGACGCTCGACGACGTCGATTCCCTCGTCCAGTCGGTGCGCCGGTCGGGGGTCCACGTCGCGTGCCGCCGCACGGGGTCGCCGCGCGGGGACCTCCCACCCGGTGCGGAGCTGACCGCCTACCGCGTCATCCAGGAATCGCTCACCAACGTGCTCCGGCACGCCGGGGCGGCCACCACCGCGGAGGTGGTGCTCGACCACGGACCCCGGGGGCTCGGCATCACGGTCGACGACGACGGCCGGGGTGCCGCGGCCGATCCCGCCACCGCGGGTGCGCGCCAGGGGATCCGGGGCATGACGGAGCGCGTGCGGCTCTATGACGGCTCCGTGGCCGCGGCGCCGCGCTCGGGCGGCGGCTACCGGGTGGAAGCCTTCATCCCCTACACGCAGGCCTGA
- a CDS encoding 3-isopropylmalate dehydrogenase codes for MTDAPRSIDLAVIPGDGIGPEVTAEAVKVLLAAVGDDVELDLTEYPLGAEHWLATGETLPEATLDRLRSHDAILFGAVGAAPGDTRIPSGLIERELLLKLRFSLDHFVNLRPSRLYQGVPSPLARPGVIDFVVVREGTEGPYTGNGGTLRGGTPHEVATEVSLNTAYGVERVVRDAFRRAAARRKKLTLVHKHNVLVYAGHLWKRTVEAVAADFPDVTHDYLHVDAAMIFLVTDPSRFDVIVTDNLFGDIVTDLAAAVTGGIGLAASANLNMDRTAPSMFEPVHGSAPDIAGRQLADPTAAILSAALLLQHLGLADRAARIERAVEEDIAARSGARSTAAVGDAIAAAVS; via the coding sequence ATGACTGATGCACCCCGCAGTATCGACCTCGCCGTCATCCCCGGAGACGGGATCGGGCCCGAAGTGACCGCCGAGGCGGTCAAGGTGCTGCTCGCGGCGGTCGGCGACGACGTCGAGCTGGACCTCACCGAGTATCCGCTCGGTGCCGAGCACTGGCTCGCCACGGGGGAGACCCTGCCGGAGGCCACGCTCGACAGGCTCCGGAGCCATGACGCCATCCTCTTCGGCGCGGTGGGCGCTGCGCCCGGGGACACCCGCATCCCGTCCGGGCTGATCGAGCGCGAGCTCCTGCTCAAGCTCCGCTTCTCGCTGGACCACTTCGTGAACCTGCGGCCCTCCCGCCTGTACCAGGGCGTCCCCAGCCCCCTGGCGCGGCCCGGGGTGATCGATTTCGTCGTCGTCCGTGAGGGGACCGAGGGCCCCTACACCGGCAACGGCGGGACACTGCGCGGCGGCACGCCGCACGAGGTGGCCACGGAGGTGTCCCTCAACACCGCGTACGGCGTCGAGCGGGTGGTGCGGGATGCGTTCCGGCGCGCAGCCGCGCGCCGGAAGAAGCTGACGCTCGTCCACAAGCACAACGTGCTGGTGTACGCAGGGCACCTGTGGAAGCGCACCGTGGAGGCCGTCGCCGCCGACTTCCCGGACGTGACCCATGACTACCTGCACGTGGATGCGGCGATGATCTTCCTCGTGACCGATCCGTCGCGCTTCGACGTGATCGTCACCGACAACCTCTTCGGGGACATCGTGACCGATCTCGCGGCGGCCGTGACCGGCGGCATCGGGCTCGCGGCGTCGGCGAACCTGAACATGGACCGCACCGCGCCGTCCATGTTCGAGCCCGTGCACGGCTCGGCGCCGGACATCGCGGGCCGGCAGCTGGCCGATCCGACCGCCGCGATCCTCTCCGCGGCGCTCCTCCTGCAGCACCTCGGCCTCGCCGACCGGGCGGCGAGGATCGAACGGGCCGTCGAGGAGGACATCGCTGCGCGCTCCGGTGCGCGGAGCACGGCCGCCGTCGGCGATGCTATTGCCGCGGCCGTGTCCTAA
- a CDS encoding branched-chain amino acid aminotransferase produces the protein MTATDTHFAQHLSTQRASAEEREAVLANPGFGNFFTDHTAIVDFSVDASGVGGWHDARVEPYGPIALDPAAAVLHYGQEIFEGMKAYRHADGSVWTFRADANAARLNRSATRLALPQLPEELFLESLRRLVAADQDWIPSGDGESLYLRPFMIATEAFLGVRPAREVSYRVIASPAGNYFGGEVKPVDIWVSRNYARAGRGGTGAAKAGGNYASSLAAQLEAEAHGCKQVLFLDQFNDNAVEELGGMNVFFVFRDGSIVTPALSGTILEGVTRSSIIQLGRDRGLEVTERKITLDEWRDGVASGEITEVFACGTAAVITPIGRLRDGDEFIGAEGAPAGEVTMSIRSQLLGIQTGVVEDTHGWLTRLV, from the coding sequence ATGACAGCCACCGATACCCATTTCGCCCAGCACCTGTCGACGCAGCGGGCGTCGGCCGAGGAGCGGGAGGCGGTGCTGGCGAACCCCGGCTTCGGCAACTTCTTCACGGACCACACCGCGATCGTCGACTTCAGTGTCGACGCATCGGGTGTCGGCGGCTGGCATGATGCGCGCGTGGAGCCCTACGGGCCGATCGCCCTGGATCCCGCGGCCGCCGTCCTGCACTACGGCCAGGAGATCTTCGAGGGCATGAAGGCCTACCGGCACGCCGACGGCTCCGTGTGGACCTTCCGCGCCGACGCCAACGCGGCGCGCCTGAACCGCTCGGCGACCCGCCTCGCGCTGCCCCAGCTGCCGGAGGAACTCTTCCTCGAGTCCCTGCGCCGGCTCGTCGCGGCGGACCAGGACTGGATCCCGTCCGGCGACGGCGAGAGCCTCTACCTCCGGCCCTTCATGATCGCCACCGAGGCGTTCCTCGGCGTCCGGCCCGCCCGCGAGGTGTCCTACCGCGTGATCGCCTCGCCCGCCGGGAACTACTTCGGCGGTGAGGTGAAGCCGGTGGACATCTGGGTGTCCCGCAACTACGCGCGGGCAGGCCGAGGGGGCACCGGAGCGGCGAAGGCCGGCGGCAACTACGCCTCCTCGCTCGCGGCCCAGCTCGAGGCGGAGGCGCACGGCTGCAAGCAGGTGCTCTTCCTCGACCAGTTCAACGACAACGCCGTCGAGGAACTCGGTGGCATGAACGTGTTCTTCGTGTTCCGCGACGGGTCGATCGTCACCCCGGCCCTCTCCGGCACCATCCTCGAGGGCGTTACGCGGTCCTCCATCATCCAGCTCGGCCGGGACCGGGGACTGGAGGTCACCGAGCGCAAGATCACGCTCGACGAATGGCGCGACGGCGTCGCGAGCGGCGAGATCACCGAGGTGTTCGCCTGCGGCACGGCCGCGGTCATCACGCCCATCGGTCGACTGCGCGACGGTGACGAGTTCATCGGCGCCGAGGGGGCGCCGGCCGGCGAGGTGACCATGTCCATCCGCAGCCAGCTGCTCGGCATCCAGACCGGTGTCGTCGAGGACACGCACGGCTGGCTCACGCGCCTGGTCTGA
- a CDS encoding response regulator, whose product MDRITETPAGSHHAAGTADGATPPIRVAIVDDQHLVRSGFAMLINSQPDLRVVSEAANGEAAVRALASTRADVVMMDVRMPGMDGIEATRRILADRTPPAGGSAEGAAAGPRIVVLTTFDLDEYALAAIHAGASGFLLKDAPPEELLEAIRTVHRGDAVIAPSTTRRLLDHVAPLLRRPSPEQHAHAEAVARLTVREREVFGLIAQGLSNPEIAAKLFLSEATVKTHVGHILAKLGARDRVQAVVMAYETGIVRP is encoded by the coding sequence ATGGACCGCATCACCGAGACCCCGGCCGGCAGCCACCACGCGGCGGGGACCGCCGACGGCGCCACCCCGCCGATCCGCGTCGCGATCGTCGACGACCAGCACCTCGTGCGCAGCGGCTTCGCCATGCTCATCAACTCCCAGCCCGACCTGCGGGTGGTGAGCGAGGCCGCGAACGGCGAGGCCGCGGTGAGGGCGCTCGCAAGCACGCGCGCCGACGTCGTCATGATGGACGTGCGCATGCCCGGCATGGACGGCATCGAGGCCACCCGGAGGATCCTCGCCGACCGCACCCCACCGGCCGGCGGGAGCGCAGAGGGCGCCGCGGCCGGCCCGCGCATCGTGGTGCTGACGACCTTCGACCTCGACGAGTACGCCCTCGCGGCGATCCACGCCGGCGCCAGCGGGTTCCTGCTGAAGGACGCGCCGCCGGAGGAACTGCTCGAGGCGATCCGGACGGTGCACCGCGGGGACGCCGTGATCGCGCCCTCGACGACCCGCCGCCTGCTCGACCACGTGGCACCGCTGCTGCGGCGTCCCTCCCCCGAGCAGCATGCCCACGCGGAGGCCGTGGCACGACTCACCGTCCGCGAGCGCGAGGTGTTCGGGCTGATCGCGCAGGGCCTGTCGAATCCGGAGATCGCCGCGAAGCTCTTCCTCTCGGAAGCGACGGTGAAGACGCACGTGGGGCACATCCTCGCGAAGCTCGGGGCGCGGGACCGCGTGCAGGCCGTCGTCATGGCGTACGAGACGGGCATCGTCCGGCCGTGA
- a CDS encoding sensor histidine kinase, whose amino-acid sequence MEQDEAAGNDGGALAVVVSASAQDDAAVDRVLTEGGYRARTVGPGASVLDAVLDAAPDLLLVDLPTALDHVDSLPDVLTRYPALATLPVILLLPEGWSGEIPEAVGRYASDVVFPPVQPAELLHRTHAVIARRRRHRAQRASAVRLREDMRAISARIRATNDPAVMVEAFLPGVGRALGAHHVALQVFDDERVAAHGSSWTDPAEGARTPLAAPRREHQEGALPLALALWEDSATGTFSAGPGAVPHAGEVPVPGWLREGDAGRRTLHGVVAALGEGDTPFGLLWIMSEEQPQAFSGVEGALTQHVLGNLAHGLIQAQLISRQQQAVRKLQALNQAKSDFVGTVNHELRTPLASIAGYLEMILDGVGGELPPEASTMLQAVERNTAKLSGLIENISALSSRESEAPGHGPVDLVHLLAELAGRAVSEAAAGRIVIECTLPDHPVTVSGDRGQLSAALAIVLSNAIKFTREEGSVSIGLAHEPDHGRVVVVVRDTGIGIPEEDVPRLFDSFHRAATADRALPGAGVGLSAAKKTVEAHRGSITVESTLDVGTAVAITLPLLEHAAVG is encoded by the coding sequence GTGGAGCAGGACGAAGCAGCAGGGAACGACGGCGGGGCGCTCGCCGTCGTCGTCTCCGCGTCCGCGCAGGACGACGCGGCCGTGGACCGGGTGCTCACCGAGGGCGGGTACCGGGCGAGGACCGTCGGCCCCGGGGCGTCCGTCCTCGACGCGGTCCTCGACGCCGCCCCGGACCTCCTGCTGGTGGACCTGCCCACGGCCCTCGACCACGTGGACTCGCTGCCGGACGTCCTCACCCGGTACCCCGCGCTCGCGACCCTGCCCGTGATCCTCCTCCTCCCCGAGGGCTGGAGCGGGGAGATCCCGGAAGCCGTGGGACGGTACGCCTCCGACGTCGTCTTCCCTCCCGTGCAACCCGCCGAGCTGCTGCACCGCACCCACGCGGTGATCGCGCGACGTCGGCGGCACCGGGCGCAGCGGGCGTCCGCCGTCCGGCTGCGGGAGGACATGCGGGCCATCTCCGCCCGCATCCGCGCGACGAACGACCCGGCCGTCATGGTCGAGGCCTTCCTCCCCGGCGTGGGCCGCGCGCTCGGCGCACACCATGTGGCGCTGCAGGTCTTCGACGACGAGCGCGTCGCCGCCCACGGCAGCAGCTGGACCGATCCCGCGGAGGGCGCGCGGACGCCCCTGGCCGCACCCCGGCGCGAGCACCAGGAGGGTGCGCTCCCCCTGGCGCTGGCCCTGTGGGAGGACAGCGCCACCGGCACCTTCAGCGCCGGCCCCGGAGCCGTGCCGCACGCCGGCGAGGTCCCGGTCCCGGGCTGGCTGCGGGAGGGCGACGCCGGCCGCCGCACCCTTCACGGCGTGGTCGCCGCACTGGGCGAGGGGGACACCCCGTTCGGCCTCCTGTGGATCATGAGCGAGGAGCAGCCGCAGGCCTTCTCCGGTGTGGAAGGCGCCCTGACCCAGCACGTCCTCGGGAACCTCGCCCACGGACTCATCCAGGCCCAGCTCATCTCGCGCCAGCAGCAGGCGGTCCGGAAGCTGCAGGCGCTCAACCAGGCGAAGAGCGACTTCGTCGGGACCGTGAACCACGAACTGCGCACCCCGCTCGCCTCGATCGCCGGGTACCTCGAGATGATCCTCGACGGCGTGGGCGGTGAACTGCCGCCGGAGGCGAGCACCATGCTGCAGGCCGTGGAGCGCAACACCGCCAAGCTGAGCGGGCTGATCGAGAACATCTCCGCGCTCTCCTCCCGGGAGTCGGAGGCGCCCGGGCACGGGCCCGTGGACCTCGTGCACCTCCTCGCGGAGCTCGCCGGCCGTGCCGTGTCGGAGGCCGCCGCCGGCCGTATCGTGATCGAGTGCACGCTCCCGGATCATCCGGTGACGGTGTCCGGGGACCGCGGGCAGCTCTCGGCGGCCCTCGCGATCGTGCTGTCCAACGCCATCAAGTTCACGCGGGAGGAGGGCAGCGTCTCGATCGGGCTGGCCCACGAGCCGGACCACGGGCGCGTGGTCGTCGTCGTGCGGGACACCGGCATCGGGATCCCGGAGGAGGACGTGCCGCGCCTCTTCGACTCGTTCCACCGGGCCGCCACCGCGGACCGGGCGCTGCCCGGCGCGGGTGTGGGGCTCTCCGCCGCCAAGAAGACGGTCGAGGCGCACCGCGGGAGTATCACGGTCGAGTCCACCCTGGACGTCGGGACCGCCGTCGCCATCACGCTTCCGCTGCTGGAACACGCTGCCGTAGGGTGA